Proteins encoded within one genomic window of Companilactobacillus sp.:
- a CDS encoding nucleobase:cation symporter-2 family protein: MDLKMDKQADGFFKNLILGLQHLLAMYSGDILVPILIGTALGFSATQMTYLISVDIFMCGVATLLQIKRTPLTGIGLPVVLGSAVEYVTPLQNVGHHFGIAYMYGAIIAAGVFILLISKLFANLQKFFPPVVTGSLITLIGFTLIPVAFQNIGGGDATAKNFGSPQDLILGFVTALIIIAFTIWGRGFIQQIAILIGIVAGYIIAVFMGKIGFESVSSAHWFQVPMPFYFATPKFEWSSIVIMLLAALTCMIESTGVYYALAEVTKRDLSKNDMQRGYASEGIAAILGGIFNTFPYSTFSQNVAIVQLSGIKKNKPVYFSAFLLILLGLIPKVGAVATLIPNSVLGGAMLVMFGMVGAQGIKMLSQVKMTNSNLLIMAIAIGLGIGVTVQPTLLHFLPSTLQTILNNGLVVGSFSAIILNMILNPKSLRSNN, from the coding sequence ATGGACTTAAAAATGGATAAACAAGCGGACGGATTTTTTAAAAATCTGATCCTCGGCCTACAACATTTGTTGGCCATGTATTCAGGAGATATTTTAGTGCCAATTTTGATTGGTACAGCACTAGGTTTTTCAGCTACACAAATGACTTATTTGATTTCTGTCGACATTTTTATGTGTGGAGTGGCAACGTTATTACAAATTAAACGCACTCCTCTAACAGGTATCGGTTTACCGGTGGTACTTGGTTCAGCGGTCGAATATGTTACACCATTGCAAAATGTTGGGCACCACTTTGGGATTGCCTACATGTATGGTGCGATTATTGCCGCCGGTGTCTTTATACTACTGATATCCAAATTGTTCGCAAATCTACAGAAATTCTTCCCACCAGTGGTTACTGGATCTTTGATCACTTTGATTGGTTTTACTTTAATTCCAGTAGCTTTTCAAAACATTGGTGGTGGGGATGCCACAGCCAAAAACTTTGGTAGTCCTCAAGACTTGATCCTTGGTTTTGTCACAGCATTGATCATTATTGCCTTTACGATCTGGGGTCGTGGTTTTATTCAACAGATCGCTATCTTGATCGGTATTGTTGCTGGATACATCATTGCTGTATTTATGGGTAAGATTGGTTTTGAGAGCGTTAGTTCAGCACACTGGTTCCAAGTGCCAATGCCATTTTACTTTGCAACGCCTAAGTTCGAGTGGTCATCAATTGTAATTATGCTGTTGGCTGCTTTAACTTGTATGATCGAATCGACTGGGGTTTATTATGCTCTAGCCGAAGTAACAAAACGTGATTTGAGTAAAAATGATATGCAACGTGGATACGCTTCAGAAGGTATCGCTGCTATCTTAGGCGGGATTTTCAATACATTTCCATACTCGACTTTTTCACAAAATGTTGCGATCGTGCAATTATCAGGTATCAAAAAGAATAAACCAGTTTATTTTTCTGCATTCTTATTGATTTTACTAGGATTGATCCCCAAGGTCGGAGCAGTTGCGACCCTAATTCCTAACTCAGTGTTAGGCGGGGCTATGTTAGTAATGTTTGGAATGGTTGGTGCTCAAGGTATCAAGATGCTATCTCAAGTTAAAATGACTAATAGCAACTTGTTGATCATGGCAATCGCAATTGGTTTAGGAATTGGTGTAACAGTTCAACCAACGTTACTTCACTTCTTGCCTTCAACATTGCAAACAATCTTAAATAATGGATTAGTTGTCGGAAGTTTTTCAGCTATTATTTTGAATATGATTCTAAATCCAAAGAGTTTAAGATCAAATAATTAA
- a CDS encoding C69 family dipeptidase: protein MKKNHLEDACTSVLVGKNASIDGSTMIARNDDTFDPINPQKFVMHPAVEGESGRKVKSYLNKFEAELPADNYKWPAVPNVDYKTLGYYDESGINGANVAMSATESTYGNERALAFDPLVKDGMDEDVIVRMVLPFVDSAKSAVLRTADLIKQFGSPAGNSLLFSDKDDIWYMEIVTGHHWVAQRIPDDCYAVAANRVSIQQVDFNDPSQFMWSDGIQEFVEEHHLNTDKTGFDFRHIFGTTNLKDRHYNTSRVWFGHKYFNPEIEEDPEDGDLPFIMKTDHKINVDDIEYVLGSHYNETPFDPYSPYASEDDKHRYRPIGLNRTQNSHVLQIRNDVPEEFSAIMWLCVGFPTFTPYIPFYTNMDETPESYSDVAPKFEFKNAYWMYNALSMLVESHYTEFIQDDIDYLTECRQELRTAIAETDKLAKDHSGNDLSAFLTKRNNQIVDQMAQKAHQMFADLYTKGIRLSKLTFDMDANL from the coding sequence ATGAAAAAAAATCATTTAGAGGATGCCTGTACCTCCGTTCTTGTTGGTAAAAATGCCAGCATCGATGGTTCTACAATGATCGCAAGAAATGACGATACTTTTGATCCAATCAATCCTCAAAAATTTGTCATGCATCCTGCTGTCGAAGGCGAATCAGGAAGAAAAGTTAAATCTTACTTGAATAAATTTGAGGCTGAACTACCAGCTGATAATTACAAATGGCCAGCCGTTCCAAACGTTGATTACAAAACTCTGGGCTATTACGATGAGAGTGGTATCAACGGTGCTAACGTTGCCATGTCAGCAACTGAAAGTACTTATGGTAACGAACGTGCTTTAGCATTTGATCCACTAGTTAAAGATGGTATGGACGAAGACGTTATCGTCAGAATGGTCTTGCCATTTGTTGACTCAGCTAAGTCAGCCGTTTTAAGAACTGCTGATTTGATCAAACAATTTGGATCACCTGCTGGAAACTCACTACTATTCAGTGACAAAGACGATATTTGGTATATGGAAATCGTTACTGGACATCACTGGGTCGCTCAACGCATCCCTGATGACTGTTATGCTGTTGCTGCTAATCGTGTTTCGATCCAACAAGTTGATTTCAATGACCCATCACAATTTATGTGGTCAGATGGAATTCAAGAATTTGTTGAAGAACATCATTTAAATACTGATAAAACTGGATTCGATTTCAGACATATCTTTGGTACGACTAACCTTAAAGACCGTCACTACAATACTTCACGTGTTTGGTTCGGTCACAAGTACTTCAATCCAGAGATTGAAGAAGACCCAGAAGATGGCGATCTACCATTCATCATGAAGACTGATCACAAGATCAATGTCGATGATATCGAATATGTCTTGGGTTCACATTATAATGAAACCCCATTCGATCCATACAGTCCTTATGCTTCTGAAGACGATAAGCATCGCTATCGCCCAATCGGTTTGAACAGAACTCAAAACTCGCATGTTTTGCAGATCAGAAACGACGTTCCTGAAGAATTTTCTGCAATTATGTGGCTCTGTGTCGGTTTTCCAACCTTTACCCCATACATTCCTTTCTACACTAATATGGACGAAACTCCAGAATCATATAGTGACGTTGCTCCTAAGTTTGAATTCAAAAATGCCTATTGGATGTACAATGCTTTATCAATGCTAGTTGAATCGCATTACACAGAATTCATTCAAGACGATATCGACTACTTAACTGAATGTCGCCAAGAATTAAGAACAGCCATTGCTGAAACTGATAAGTTAGCTAAGGATCACTCAGGCAACGACCTATCCGCCTTTTTAACCAAGAGAAACAACCAAATCGTTGACCAAATGGCTCAAAAAGCACATCAAATGTTTGCCGACCTTTACACTAAAGGAATTCGTCTTTCGAAATTAACTTTTGATATGGATGCAAACCTATAA
- a CDS encoding APC family permease: MDNNKIDIKILLDNAKKGDRKKTLGLFDLSILGIGAIIGTGILVLTGIVAATDAGPGVVYSFLIAALASGLIGLCYAELTTSIPNSGSAYVYAWASIGKRVGFFAGWTLLGVYITTTATVANGWSGYVHSFFAEFGVEIPKALIMSPFNGGIINLPAVIMIFLVTFVLSKGTSESKVLNNILVLVKIAIIVLFVVVGFSDINKSNWTPFLPYGVSGVFAGASTVFFAFLGFDALATSAEETKNVQKTLPKAILISLIVATLMYVVVSLVMTGVVKFDRLNVPEAMSFVLLEKGHNVAAQIIAAGAILGIIAVVLAFIYASANIMMSMSRGGFLPKKFATLNKKSGSPNNALWLIGFIAAICAGLLDIKNLAVFANVGSLCVFFLISLMVILLRRQHPDLERPFKVPFGYVIPIASMIVCILLLANLPLNAWLNYAGWLLIGLLMYAFYSVKHIDAENSMKVDVD, translated from the coding sequence ATGGATAATAACAAAATTGACATAAAGATCCTTTTGGATAATGCCAAAAAAGGTGATCGTAAGAAAACCTTAGGTCTGTTTGATCTTTCGATTCTGGGGATCGGAGCAATCATCGGTACTGGTATTTTAGTATTGACTGGTATCGTGGCTGCAACCGATGCGGGACCTGGAGTTGTCTATTCATTCTTGATCGCGGCATTAGCCAGTGGACTGATCGGTCTGTGCTATGCGGAGCTAACTACTAGTATCCCCAATTCTGGTAGTGCTTATGTATACGCGTGGGCCTCGATCGGAAAACGTGTAGGATTCTTTGCCGGTTGGACATTGTTAGGTGTGTATATTACTACTACCGCAACTGTAGCGAATGGATGGTCTGGATATGTCCATTCATTCTTCGCCGAATTTGGCGTAGAAATTCCCAAAGCTTTAATTATGTCTCCATTTAATGGCGGGATCATCAATCTACCTGCTGTCATCATGATTTTTCTTGTAACATTTGTTTTATCGAAAGGTACTAGCGAAAGTAAAGTTTTAAATAATATCTTAGTTCTAGTTAAGATTGCAATCATTGTCTTGTTTGTAGTCGTAGGATTTTCAGATATTAATAAAAGTAACTGGACACCATTCTTACCATACGGTGTATCTGGCGTCTTCGCCGGAGCCTCAACAGTGTTCTTTGCCTTCTTAGGCTTTGATGCATTAGCCACTTCTGCTGAGGAAACTAAAAACGTGCAAAAGACTCTCCCTAAAGCTATCCTCATCTCCCTGATTGTAGCTACCCTAATGTACGTTGTTGTAAGTTTGGTAATGACAGGTGTCGTAAAGTTTGATCGTTTAAACGTTCCGGAAGCTATGTCATTCGTTCTTCTAGAAAAAGGTCATAATGTAGCAGCACAAATAATTGCTGCCGGTGCGATCCTTGGTATCATCGCTGTTGTGCTCGCGTTTATCTACGCTTCAGCCAACATCATGATGTCTATGAGTCGTGGTGGATTCCTTCCTAAGAAATTTGCTACATTAAATAAGAAGTCAGGTAGTCCTAATAACGCTTTATGGCTAATTGGATTCATTGCCGCAATTTGTGCAGGATTGTTGGATATTAAGAATTTAGCCGTGTTCGCTAACGTTGGCTCGCTATGTGTGTTCTTCTTGATTTCTCTGATGGTTATCTTGTTACGCCGTCAGCACCCAGATCTAGAACGTCCTTTCAAAGTTCCATTTGGATACGTTATTCCAATCGCATCAATGATCGTTTGTATCTTGCTACTAGCCAATCTCCCCCTAAATGCTTGGCTCAACTATGCAGGCTGGTTATTGATCGGATTGCTAATGTATGCTTTCTATTCGGTAAAACATATCGATGCAGAAAATTCGATGAAAGTAGATGTAGATTAG
- the ald gene encoding alanine dehydrogenase — translation MKIGIPKEIKNHEERVGITPAGVANLVRAGHEVVVETNAGVGSGYTDPQYKEMGAEMGSAEDAWNCNMVIKVKEPLEAEYKYFRNDLIIYTYLHLAADKKLTEALLKSGTTGIGYETMVGPRGGLPLLVPMSEIAGRMSVQVGAHFLEQVNGGKGLLLSGVPGVRRGEVTIIGAGTVGFNAAKIAVGLGANVTILDINAARLAEVENIFDGKVQTLISNPHNIAMCVKKSDLVVGAVLIPGAVAPKLVTTEMIESMEPGSVVVDIPIDQGGIFETSVKATTHSDPVFVSHDVLHYTVANIPGAVPKTATEALSSATIPYAVEIANKGLNEAAKNNTILTGINTWDGKLTEKAVADSLELPYAPFAADLQTS, via the coding sequence ATGAAAATTGGTATACCCAAAGAAATTAAAAATCACGAAGAACGTGTTGGTATTACACCGGCCGGAGTTGCAAATTTGGTTCGGGCTGGGCATGAGGTCGTAGTTGAGACCAATGCCGGTGTTGGATCAGGATACACAGATCCACAATATAAAGAAATGGGAGCAGAGATGGGTTCAGCAGAGGATGCTTGGAACTGCAATATGGTTATCAAAGTTAAAGAACCTCTGGAAGCTGAGTACAAATATTTTAGAAATGATTTGATTATTTATACATATCTTCACTTAGCTGCTGACAAGAAACTCACCGAAGCTCTACTCAAGAGTGGAACCACCGGAATTGGTTATGAAACGATGGTTGGACCAAGAGGTGGATTGCCACTATTAGTTCCAATGAGTGAAATTGCCGGACGTATGTCAGTCCAAGTAGGGGCACATTTCCTCGAACAAGTAAATGGTGGTAAAGGATTGTTACTTTCAGGTGTTCCCGGTGTTAGACGTGGTGAAGTAACCATCATCGGCGCCGGAACAGTAGGATTCAACGCAGCTAAGATTGCAGTTGGATTAGGTGCAAACGTAACAATTCTTGATATCAACGCAGCAAGATTGGCAGAAGTAGAAAATATTTTTGATGGAAAAGTTCAAACATTGATCTCAAATCCTCATAATATTGCCATGTGCGTTAAGAAATCTGATTTAGTAGTCGGGGCTGTATTAATTCCAGGTGCAGTTGCTCCAAAACTAGTTACAACTGAAATGATCGAAAGTATGGAACCTGGTTCTGTAGTGGTTGATATTCCAATTGACCAAGGTGGTATTTTCGAAACTAGCGTTAAAGCTACAACTCATAGTGATCCAGTATTCGTATCACATGATGTCTTGCATTATACAGTTGCTAATATACCTGGTGCAGTTCCAAAGACTGCTACTGAAGCACTTTCCAGTGCAACAATTCCTTATGCAGTAGAAATTGCTAACAAGGGATTAAACGAAGCCGCAAAGAACAATACTATCTTGACAGGTATCAATACTTGGGATGGTAAATTAACTGAAAAGGCCGTAGCAGATAGTTTGGAATTACCATACGCACCATTTGCTGCTGACCTTCAGACCAGTTAA
- a CDS encoding DMT family transporter, whose product MEESTKEIRKRLKKGFFLALIASITWGISGAVQQIVAKDMNIPAMWFVGVRTTVAGVILLAIALIVLPKNEFFSIFKSWKETLTLIAFSIFGLFLNMYTFFYAIQQGNASTATILQYLSPLFIMLGSIIFFHKKVLRVDVISFALALLGVVLLITRGDFSKLAIPFSSVLWGIGSGITAALYIVIPQQLIAKHNGLLVTGWGMLFAGIFSNFFHPMWVNAPHLSTKGLLGVIGVILLSNVIAFLLMVFSTKYTTAATISITDAVQPFTTLVLSVLFLSLQVNFAEVAGAIIVVVAIYVLNRFDADSQ is encoded by the coding sequence ATGGAAGAAAGTACTAAAGAGATCAGAAAAAGACTAAAAAAAGGTTTCTTTCTGGCACTAATTGCTTCAATTACTTGGGGTATTTCTGGAGCTGTTCAACAAATTGTCGCTAAAGACATGAACATTCCTGCAATGTGGTTCGTTGGCGTTAGAACAACTGTCGCCGGAGTTATCCTGTTAGCAATTGCTTTAATTGTTTTACCCAAAAATGAATTCTTTTCGATTTTTAAATCTTGGAAAGAAACGCTGACTTTGATTGCGTTTTCAATTTTTGGATTGTTTTTAAATATGTACACGTTCTTTTATGCTATTCAACAAGGAAATGCATCAACTGCAACAATCCTTCAATACTTATCGCCATTGTTTATCATGTTAGGATCGATAATCTTTTTCCATAAAAAAGTATTACGTGTCGACGTGATTTCTTTTGCCCTCGCTTTACTTGGTGTTGTATTGCTGATCACACGTGGTGACTTCTCAAAACTCGCCATTCCTTTTTCATCAGTACTTTGGGGAATTGGTAGTGGTATCACCGCTGCTTTATATATCGTTATCCCACAACAATTGATCGCTAAGCACAACGGACTTTTGGTAACTGGTTGGGGAATGCTTTTTGCAGGTATTTTCTCAAACTTTTTCCATCCAATGTGGGTCAACGCACCGCACCTTTCAACAAAAGGATTGCTGGGCGTTATTGGCGTTATCTTATTGAGTAACGTTATTGCCTTCTTACTTATGGTATTCAGTACTAAATACACCACTGCCGCAACTATCAGTATCACTGATGCGGTCCAGCCTTTTACTACCCTAGTGTTAAGTGTTCTATTCTTATCGCTACAAGTTAACTTTGCCGAAGTCGCTGGTGCTATTATTGTTGTAGTAGCAATTTATGTTTTAAATCGATTTGATGCAGATTCTCAGTAA
- a CDS encoding D-2-hydroxyacid dehydrogenase produces MKIFAYGIREDEKPSLENWQKANPEVEVGYTDQTLTPETAKLADGASGVVTLQTTPYERESLKILNDQGIKNISIRNVGYDNFNFDDLKEFDMKLSNVPVYSPNAIAEHAVLMIGRLLRRIPEVDQKFDNGDFTWAPTIGKEYREQTVGVIGTGHIGRVAIQMLQGFGAKVIAYDVYHNEDIEKQGLYVDTLDELYQQADVITLHVPLTSDNAYMINDDAISKMKDGVYIINCARGELISNEALIKGLDSHKIAGAGLDVLDHENNVFGKKWGSIDNLPDPTIKNIAERLNVILTPHNAFYTETAIRNMIEVSFNSNKDLIEGKIPDTLVFSKK; encoded by the coding sequence ATGAAAATATTTGCTTACGGAATTCGAGAAGATGAAAAACCATCATTGGAAAATTGGCAAAAAGCGAATCCTGAAGTTGAGGTCGGTTATACTGACCAAACATTGACGCCAGAAACTGCTAAATTAGCTGATGGTGCCAGTGGCGTAGTCACTTTGCAGACTACACCTTACGAAAGAGAATCGTTGAAGATTTTGAATGACCAAGGTATCAAGAACATTTCGATCCGAAATGTCGGTTATGATAATTTCAACTTTGACGACCTCAAGGAATTCGACATGAAACTATCAAATGTTCCCGTATACTCGCCTAACGCTATTGCCGAACACGCTGTGCTGATGATTGGTCGTTTATTAAGACGAATCCCAGAAGTTGATCAAAAATTCGATAATGGGGACTTTACTTGGGCTCCTACTATCGGTAAAGAATATCGTGAACAAACTGTCGGCGTTATTGGAACTGGTCATATTGGTCGTGTTGCCATCCAAATGCTGCAAGGATTCGGTGCCAAAGTCATTGCTTACGATGTCTATCATAATGAAGATATCGAAAAGCAAGGATTGTACGTCGATACATTAGACGAGCTTTACCAACAAGCTGACGTCATTACGCTCCATGTTCCGTTAACATCTGACAATGCTTACATGATCAATGACGATGCCATTTCAAAAATGAAAGACGGCGTCTACATTATCAATTGTGCCCGTGGTGAATTGATCAGCAATGAGGCACTGATCAAAGGTTTAGATAGCCACAAGATTGCTGGTGCAGGATTAGATGTTTTGGATCACGAAAACAATGTTTTTGGTAAAAAATGGGGCAGCATCGATAACTTGCCCGACCCTACCATTAAAAATATTGCTGAACGTTTAAATGTTATTTTGACGCCGCACAATGCTTTTTATACTGAAACGGCTATCCGCAATATGATCGAAGTATCATTTAATTCCAATAAAGATCTAATTGAAGGTAAAATTCCTGACACGTTAGTCTTTTCAAAAAAATAA
- a CDS encoding L-lactate dehydrogenase — translation MRKFGIIGVGHVGVTVAYTLVTKGIADELVLIDADEGKAVAEQLDLEDCQARLDTSTTIKIQDYSELRDADILFVTSGNIHALDNNSGNRWAEFEYTREIVKDIAPKIAESGFNGVLIDTMNPCDAIAHYLQRTAGFTREQCLATGTFLDTARMQRIVAENFDTNYKNVNGYVLGEHGESQFVAWSTVTINNHPIEEYAEENGKDLDFDDLEEQIRRGGWAIHSGKGYTSFGIATCAVKLAQSVISDSQLECPVSSYNEKYDTYLGQPAVVGRNGIEYVNDLKLTDEEEAKLENSANTIKEKFATMEE, via the coding sequence ATGAGAAAATTCGGAATAATCGGGGTAGGTCACGTTGGCGTGACCGTAGCATATACATTGGTAACTAAAGGAATTGCTGATGAGTTGGTCTTGATCGATGCCGACGAAGGCAAGGCCGTTGCTGAACAACTCGACTTGGAAGATTGCCAAGCTAGATTGGACACTTCGACTACTATTAAAATTCAAGATTATTCTGAATTAAGAGATGCTGATATTTTATTTGTAACTTCTGGAAATATCCACGCACTAGATAATAACTCAGGTAATCGATGGGCAGAATTTGAATATACAAGAGAGATCGTTAAAGACATCGCTCCTAAAATTGCTGAATCAGGATTTAACGGAGTCTTGATTGATACTATGAATCCTTGCGACGCAATCGCCCATTATCTTCAAAGAACAGCTGGATTCACACGGGAACAATGCTTAGCTACAGGAACGTTCTTGGATACAGCTAGAATGCAACGGATCGTCGCAGAAAATTTTGATACTAATTATAAAAATGTGAATGGCTATGTTTTAGGCGAACATGGTGAATCACAGTTTGTTGCTTGGTCGACTGTAACGATCAATAACCATCCTATCGAAGAATATGCCGAAGAAAACGGCAAAGACCTAGACTTCGATGATCTTGAAGAACAAATCAGACGTGGTGGTTGGGCTATCCACTCAGGTAAAGGATATACCAGCTTTGGAATTGCAACTTGCGCAGTCAAATTGGCGCAATCAGTTATCTCTGATTCTCAACTTGAGTGTCCTGTTTCTTCCTATAATGAAAAATATGATACTTATCTTGGACAACCAGCAGTTGTTGGTCGAAATGGCATCGAGTACGTTAATGATTTGAAGTTAACGGATGAAGAAGAGGCTAAACTAGAGAACTCTGCAAATACAATCAAAGAGAAGTTTGCAACTATGGAAGAATAG
- a CDS encoding branched-chain amino acid aminotransferase, whose translation MAKADASKLDWNNLGFEYMDLPYRFTAHWENGEWHDAGLTEDSTLHISEASPVLHYGQAAFEGMKAYRTPENHIQLFRPDQNAARFKRSCERLLMPVFPEDKFVEAAKEVVKANADFVPPYGNGATLYLRPLIIGTGGVIGVHQAPEYIFTIFAMPVGNYFKGGLTPVNFTTSQYDRAAHKGTGQAKVGGNYAASLLPAENAHENGFADCVYLDPVEHRYIEEVGSANFFGITKDGVFKTPKSPSILPSVTKYSLLWLAKNRLGMGASEEKIDVNDLDQFAEAGACGTAAVISPLGGLEHNGKLHVFYSETEVGPVTKKLYDTLTGIQFGTVEAPEGWVQQVE comes from the coding sequence ATGGCAAAAGCAGATGCATCAAAATTAGATTGGAATAATCTAGGATTTGAATATATGGACTTACCTTATCGTTTCACAGCCCATTGGGAAAACGGAGAATGGCATGACGCCGGACTTACTGAAGACAGCACATTGCATATCAGTGAAGCTTCACCAGTTCTTCACTATGGCCAAGCAGCCTTTGAAGGTATGAAAGCATATCGGACACCTGAAAATCATATTCAATTGTTCAGACCAGACCAAAACGCAGCTAGATTCAAGAGATCCTGTGAAAGACTCTTGATGCCAGTATTCCCAGAAGATAAATTCGTTGAGGCAGCAAAGGAAGTCGTTAAGGCTAACGCAGACTTTGTTCCACCTTATGGAAACGGAGCAACTCTCTATCTAAGACCATTGATTATCGGTACTGGTGGTGTCATCGGAGTACACCAAGCACCAGAATACATCTTCACAATTTTCGCAATGCCTGTAGGTAACTACTTCAAGGGTGGATTAACACCAGTCAACTTTACAACTTCACAATATGACCGTGCTGCTCACAAAGGTACTGGTCAAGCTAAAGTTGGTGGTAACTACGCAGCTAGTTTACTTCCTGCAGAAAACGCTCATGAAAATGGCTTCGCCGACTGTGTTTACTTAGACCCAGTTGAACATAGATACATTGAAGAAGTTGGATCAGCTAACTTCTTTGGTATCACTAAAGATGGCGTCTTTAAGACACCTAAGTCACCTTCAATTTTACCTAGTGTCACAAAATACTCATTACTATGGCTTGCTAAGAACCGCTTGGGCATGGGTGCTTCAGAAGAGAAGATCGATGTTAACGACCTTGATCAATTCGCTGAAGCTGGTGCCTGTGGTACTGCAGCTGTAATCTCGCCACTTGGTGGTTTGGAACATAATGGTAAGCTTCATGTCTTCTACAGTGAAACTGAAGTTGGACCTGTAACTAAGAAACTATACGACACATTGACAGGTATCCAATTCGGTACTGTTGAAGCACCAGAAGGCTGGGTACAACAAGTAGAATAA